The Rosa rugosa chromosome 1, drRosRugo1.1, whole genome shotgun sequence genomic sequence CAAAGAACACCCAGGTATGTTATCTTGTCCGGAGCTACTGCAGATTTCAGCATTTGACTGAACATGTCAAGAGATTCCTTACCGTGTCCATTAATAGCAAGGCCAACAATCATAGCTGTCCAGGTAAATTTGTCCCTTTGAAGCATTTCATTGAATACCCTCACAGCTTTTTCAACATTTCCACACTTGAAATACATGTCTATTAAAGCATTTCGCACAAACGTGTCATTCTTGATCTTGTTTTTGTCAATGTAAGTTCTTATCCATTCTCCGAGTTCTAGTGCTCCAAGATGTGCACAAGCTGTTAGAATGCTTACCATGGTATACTCATCTGGTTTTATATTTGAAGTCTGCATCTCACGGAAGAGTTCCAAAACCTCTTTGAACCGGTTCACCCTTACGTACCCATCAATTATTGCAGTCCATGAAATATAGTCTCTGTCTGCCATCTGATCAAAGTAATCTCGAGCTAAATCAACTTGTCCTGAATTGCAAAACCCCTTAACAATGGTAGTCCAAGAAATTACATCCCTCCttttcatattctcaaaaatcTCAAGTGCAACATCCATCTTCCCACAAGCCGCATACATGTCAATCAAAGCATTCTCCAAAACTAGATTAGGTTCGACCACACACTCCTTGACGTAGTTATGAACCTGCTTCCCAGCATCTAAATCCTTCAATTTGGAGCAAGCTGAAAGTACTGAGACAAGGGTAACAGAAGTGGGAAACACTCCCTTCTTCTCCATGTCACGGAAAAGCCTCCAGGACTCATCGAACTTCTTGATCTTATTGTACCCAGAGATCATTGCATTCCAAGTAGCAACATCCTTCTCACTGACCATATCGAAAACCCCACGAGCCATATCAATTTGACCACAAAGAGAGTACATATGCACCAACGCATTGTGAACGAAAACATTAGAATCGAAACCATACTTCAACACATGCGCATGGAACCCTCTCCCCCATTCCAACGCAATCTCACGAGAAAATCCCCTTAACAAGAAGGGGAATGTATAGCAATCGGGCTTCACACCCATCTTCCGCATTGCTGAATACATAGATATCCCATAATGTGGGCAATGTGTCCTACTATAGCCTTTGATCATGGTGTTGCAAATAAAAACACTTGGTTCAGGAATTCTAACAAACACCTGGCGTGCATACTTCATGTCACCAAATTCATGGGTACAACAGAAGACTATGATCCTGTTCAGCATGGCCGGGTCCGATGCGAAACCTGTTTTAATGGTTTGAGCATGCATTTGCTTCAGTTGGTCCATGGATTTCCAATTTTCAAAGAGTATTGGCAGGTTTTCTAAAGAATGAAACTGGGTATGTGTACCCAAGTGGGCTGGAGCCGAAGCTGCCACAGAGACCATTTTCATGAAGGTTAAAGGGTGGAGCCATTTGGAGGCAAGCGAGAATGACATTCGATACTGTTGGTGCTAAAATGGGAACAGAGACTGCGTCATCATATTACAAATCGGAAACTAAGAATTACATTCCTTTTATACATATGGATGGTCTCCACAGATCATATTCAATAATACGAGTATGTACGAATCTTGCATGTGCTTGATACTAAATCAACCGATTACTCGTTCATAGATAAGGTTACCTTCTAAGAACACGAGAAGAAATAGAGAACCCAATTAATTTCTTATAGAACGATTTACTAATCCAAGAATGAAAACAATTCCTATACTAGTAACATAAAATTTGGAACTGTCAGCATCCTATACCGAAGGAAACACAAAACATAATTGAACTGAATCAATGATCTACCTAGAAGAAGAGATCAAAAACTATGCCAAAAACTCCATCTTGACCATATCATTAGAAACTTCAAGTGGCTGTGGTTCTGGTTGTGGGAATGGTCCATGTCGTAGCCAATCCTTGGCACATATAAGAGCCTCGAGATTTGCTGCACCCAACGAAGTACGGTAACTGTCCATTTTTTTCAATTCAGTGTTGAAAACAGAGTCGGGGGCAACTGTGGAAACTGGTATAGACAAAACATCGGAAGCCATTTTTGATAGTGTTGGGTACTTTGTAGTTTTCTCTTTCCACCAACCCAGAATATCGAAGTCTTGCGCTCGGGGGGTCAGAATGGACTCTTCAAGATACTGCTCTAACTCTGACTTCATTTGCTGACCACCTGTGATATCAGAGAGATATATATCAAAATCTGAAAGCCCATCTGCGGCTTCTTCATGAGATGCTTCTGCTGCTTCAGGTGGGTCAGATCTGATGATGTCCTCATTCCCTTCCACCATTAATGTTTCCGGTAGACTAAGCATTCGCATCATATACTCGAGGAAGAGTTCATGAAGTCCATCATCAACTAATCTGATCCAAGTCTCAGCATTTTCCCCATAAATTTTGGAGAAGGTGAAATCTACAAATTGCTTTTTGTACCTCGGATCCATAATCACAGCAATTGCTAAAACAAGGCAGCAGTTTTCCCAATACCTGTCAAACCTTTCATATAGAGGTCTGATCAAAGAGCTAACAAATGAGTCCTCACTCACGGCTGCCTGCATCAGTTCAACTTGAATTTGCGATATTATTGGGAAGAACACATTTGCAGTTGGGTATGCTGGCTCAGCCACAACGTTAGCTGCATCAAACAAGTACTTCACATATGTACATAGAGTTTCTACCTGACTCCATTCTTCCAATGATATAATTATCTTGTAATCAGAATCATATGTATCTAAGCAAGCAAATACTTCCCTCATTTCACAAGCAGACACCAGCATATGGTAGGTTGTGTCCCATTTAGTACGATCATCGATTGAAAGCTTTTTTGTGCTAGGAACTTGAAGCTGTTGCTTCAGCTGAACAAATTTTTCTTCATGCGATTCTGAAGTCCTCACAAACTTAACGCTTTCGCGAACTTTCATGATTATTTCACTCAATGCCCCCAGCATATCTTGTGCCAAACGACCAAGAACACGAGCATAGCAATTTCTTATCAATAATTGACTGTTGAGCATGTGTGGGTTCTTGACAGAAAGGAGCCCTTTCAGATTTCCAATTATAGTTTCATTGGAGAGGGATTGGTCAAGTGTGATGGTGAACAACCGGCCCTCAACATGCCAATCGGACAGGCAAGTCAAAATAGCTTGACTAAAGGTGTCACCTGAATCAGGAGATGGTACCGTAACCACATTGAGTATCTGACTGTATGAATTCCAGTCACTATCAACAAAATGTCCTGTTAAGAAAACATAGCCCAGGTTCTGATTTGAAGTCCACAAATCCACTGTAAGACTGATCCGTCCAGGGCTTCCAGTGATAAGATTCAAAAGGCTTTGCTTCTCTCTATGGTAGATGGCCACGCATTCATCTTGAATTGTGTTAAACGTTACCATATTGAACTGAGGTTGAAGAGATCGCACAAAATTTATAAATCCTTGTTGCTCCACAATGTGAAGTGGATACTCGTGCATGATTATCATCTTAGCAATCTCATGGCTGCAGCGGTCCTGATCAAAAGAGAAGCTTGCATGTGCTCTAGTGTAGCGTCGTTTTGGTACATCAGTAGCATCAGTTTTGGAGCCAGGTGTATAAGGAGTCATCTGGTTTTTCTGACGGCTTACTGGGCAAATTCCCAATGAAATATGTCGCTTTAAGTGGCTTGTGCCTGCCATCCTTGAACCAGTAATATATGCAAAAGATCTTTTGCACTGGTTACAGCAAGCCCTAGTACATCCGGCCCCAACAGTTTCGATTGTGAAGTGCTCCCAGACAATAGACTTCTTTCTTCTGCGCTTAGTCGGCTGGCTTTCTGAACCAGGTATCCCATTATTATCAGTTGGGGTAGTAGGAGTTTCCATCTCGAAGAAAGAAAGTGCAGTCCTGAAACAGAATGACAACAATGAGTTAGTAAATGAGAAGTTGCAAGTGGAGAACATCCCAACCATTTGATCTATCAATAAAAGACAAATTATATTTCACAATTGAAGAAAACAAGATGAAATTCAGCATCAGAATTAAGATttagaaaacaagaaaacaagaatTCAATAAGGGCAGAGGAATCAGGGCCAAGCAGCTACACAATGCACAGGTATTCTCAAGTTAGTACTGTACTGCAATAGTAGTCAGAGAAAAATACTACATAACCATTTGCAATCCCAGTATTACAGTGCCAAACATTATACATGTGATTACAATGCTAAACATTATACATGTGATTACAATGTTACGCATATTCATTGTGACACATCAATATGTCCTGCATTTTGACATATAGCTAAACATAATCTGGCTAGATGAACTATACTGCCACCATTTTGTTTAAGGAACAGCCATCTCTCTGCTAAAACGAAAGCACATCAACGTAAAACAAACcaaattcaataagtaaacccCAAACAACATGTTTCGTCTGTATATCTTTCCACATCGAAACAAAGTTCCTTTCAGGGGCTTGTTTCTATGAAACCAACTATAAGGAACAACAAAGAACAAACTCTTCCAATGACTACATCACCTAATATTTAGCACCACATCATAGTAAGAATCAGTAGAGCTACAACAATGTACGCGTATTCTGCAGATTCCACCGAACCACGCTTAGCTACGTTGTAACATAaaacaatttattttttttccaccGAAACAGGATATAACTGCTAAAGACACAGGGCTAGAAATGAAAAGGAGCATTAGAGAAATATTACTAACACTCTCAAAAAGTCAAATTTACACTCTTTTATGAGTATTTGAAATGAAATGCTTGATTTTAAAGTGAAGCGAGTGCCATtaacaagaacaagaaaacaaaaacaaaaacaaaaacttggAGAATGCAAACATGGAATCTGACATGCAAGTACACAACAAAcacttgtcttttttttttcttttttcaaaaacaCTACAGTTGTCATAGCCAGCCCTGAAGCACGTGACTTGCACATTAAACGAGTACAAACCGCCTCAAACCGAAAGGCTGAAACCCAATTGTAGTTTGAACATTCTTAAAATTGAATTCCTACGACGATTGTTTCAGGTTCTGcaaagaacccaaaataaagaaaattggGTTTCAACAGCAACCTAAACTAAACTCTCTTAAACCCTCAAACACAATTGTTCCATTAAGCAACAAAATTTCGTTAATTAATAATTTCTAACaatgaaacccagaaaactgaatTACTCACAGACATCACCATATAGAACCCTAAAAAAATTCCCAAAATTGGGAAAGCAGAAAAACACAGAAGAATTAACAAATCCAAGATCTAAATTACAGAAAACCCGAGACGAAATAAAAgggaaaggaaaaaagaaatctGCTTACCCTAGAATCGCAGCCCTGAGGATGAGGAAGTGGCCTCTGCAAGTCTGGAAAATTCGAATTTTATTTAATTCTCGAAATTGaggaaaaaggagaaaagaaaaaaaagggaaaatttgaAAATTGCGAGGTGGAAGAAGAAGTTGATGGGCTTGAGGGTCGAAGGTTTTGAGCTTTTGGCGG encodes the following:
- the LOC133725080 gene encoding putative pentatricopeptide repeat-containing protein At3g15930; this translates as MSFSLASKWLHPLTFMKMVSVAASAPAHLGTHTQFHSLENLPILFENWKSMDQLKQMHAQTIKTGFASDPAMLNRIIVFCCTHEFGDMKYARQVFVRIPEPSVFICNTMIKGYSRTHCPHYGISMYSAMRKMGVKPDCYTFPFLLRGFSREIALEWGRGFHAHVLKYGFDSNVFVHNALVHMYSLCGQIDMARGVFDMVSEKDVATWNAMISGYNKIKKFDESWRLFRDMEKKGVFPTSVTLVSVLSACSKLKDLDAGKQVHNYVKECVVEPNLVLENALIDMYAACGKMDVALEIFENMKRRDVISWTTIVKGFCNSGQVDLARDYFDQMADRDYISWTAIIDGYVRVNRFKEVLELFREMQTSNIKPDEYTMVSILTACAHLGALELGEWIRTYIDKNKIKNDTFVRNALIDMYFKCGNVEKAVRVFNEMLQRDKFTWTAMIVGLAINGHGKESLDMFSQMLKSAVAPDKITYLGVLCACTHSGMVDEGRKFFSSMITLHGIEPTVEHYGCMVDLLGRAGRLKEAYEVIQNMPIEPNSVVWGTLLGACRMHKDAELAEVVAKQILDLDPENSAVYVLLCNIYAACNKWESFREVRQTIMDRGIKKTPGCSLIEVNGDVHEFVAGDGSHPQSEKIYSKLVEMIKDLKSAGYSPDTSEVFLDVGEENKESAVYKHSEK
- the LOC133725079 gene encoding zinc finger BED domain-containing protein DAYSLEEPER-like, whose translation is METPTTPTDNNGIPGSESQPTKRRRKKSIVWEHFTIETVGAGCTRACCNQCKRSFAYITGSRMAGTSHLKRHISLGICPVSRQKNQMTPYTPGSKTDATDVPKRRYTRAHASFSFDQDRCSHEIAKMIIMHEYPLHIVEQQGFINFVRSLQPQFNMVTFNTIQDECVAIYHREKQSLLNLITGSPGRISLTVDLWTSNQNLGYVFLTGHFVDSDWNSYSQILNVVTVPSPDSGDTFSQAILTCLSDWHVEGRLFTITLDQSLSNETIIGNLKGLLSVKNPHMLNSQLLIRNCYARVLGRLAQDMLGALSEIIMKVRESVKFVRTSESHEEKFVQLKQQLQVPSTKKLSIDDRTKWDTTYHMLVSACEMREVFACLDTYDSDYKIIISLEEWSQVETLCTYVKYLFDAANVVAEPAYPTANVFFPIISQIQVELMQAAVSEDSFVSSLIRPLYERFDRYWENCCLVLAIAVIMDPRYKKQFVDFTFSKIYGENAETWIRLVDDGLHELFLEYMMRMLSLPETLMVEGNEDIIRSDPPEAAEASHEEAADGLSDFDIYLSDITGGQQMKSELEQYLEESILTPRAQDFDILGWWKEKTTKYPTLSKMASDVLSIPVSTVAPDSVFNTELKKMDSYRTSLGAANLEALICAKDWLRHGPFPQPEPQPLEVSNDMVKMEFLA